A genomic window from Flavobacteriales bacterium includes:
- a CDS encoding phosphoadenylyl-sulfate reductase, with amino-acid sequence MKEKEIFEHLARFQAEGKSLFVTSSFQTHSIPLLHLLSRFDKQIPIYCIQTGYLFPETLTFRDEVAEMLNMQVIDIRSAVAKIHQRDTEGNLLFTSDPDRCCYLNKVQPMESILSQHDIWINGVRASQNTNRAQMRLMQDAGFGCERFHPLLYWTDKDIYQYRMAHDLPEHPLEQKGYFSIGCE; translated from the coding sequence ATGAAGGAGAAGGAGATTTTTGAGCATCTCGCGCGATTCCAGGCAGAAGGAAAGAGCCTATTCGTCACGTCATCTTTCCAGACGCATAGCATCCCACTCTTGCATCTGCTCAGCCGATTTGACAAACAGATACCCATTTACTGCATACAGACAGGATACCTTTTCCCAGAGACATTGACATTTCGCGATGAAGTCGCTGAGATGTTGAACATGCAGGTCATAGACATCCGTTCGGCCGTGGCCAAGATCCATCAACGCGATACAGAGGGTAATCTGCTCTTCACCTCTGATCCAGACCGCTGTTGTTATCTGAATAAGGTACAGCCCATGGAGTCCATCCTATCACAACATGACATCTGGATCAATGGAGTACGTGCCTCACAGAATACCAATCGGGCCCAGATGCGCTTGATGCAGGATGCTGGTTTTGGATGTGAGCGTTTCCATCCCCTGCTCTACTGGACCGACAAGGACATCTATCAGTATCGTATGGCACATGACCTGCCCGAACACCCTTTGGAGCAAAAAGGCTATTTCAGCATAGGCTGTGAAC
- a CDS encoding T9SS type A sorting domain-containing protein, with protein MICFLWSSQYAQDDCASALAIQAGLHTVTLVDGTEVPQPICAANGDGADNGEWYTYTPTEDYTVTVTSDLAQNEGIDTRFHVYTGECGNLTCWSGDDDNGSVYLSIASFQVLQGVTYTIAWDDRWSDSGFDFELIENDPIESPVSFVPQNIDLAGSGLAVVDMNNDGLDDVLGVSGSTLNIHHQQTDGTLLSTTVITPDPDFSPSWSLAAGDLDANGMTDLLYGGGSGVTIMIANEDGTGFTEISGPEYVFSQRSNMVDINNDGNLDAFVCHDVQPNVYYLNDGNGNFTYYQGGLGETPDGGNYGSVWIDFDNDHDIDMFIAKCRGGDSPANINQLHRNLGGGVYEEIAADFGLADNVQTWSSAWGDFDNDGDMDALVGASSTVNGSHKLMRNGGSIFTDVTEGSGFDTASGTGIENCTQDFNNDGYLDVLGVGGNLMLNNGDMTFTEVDVPIGNGPIGDLDNNGFLDVLNGSNVFFNQGNNNNWLKVHLQGVQSNRDGIGARVEVTSALGTQIRDIRSGEGFRYMSSLTAHFGIAEDTEIDQVVVHWPSGAMDVIENPGINTTMVVVEGMTTGLEELSNASFQIYPSPAEDFIRIDTELPLSNQQVSILDIKGTQIINTSLNSGRVDVSTLSSGQYMIRIWTTEGPLEQSFIKK; from the coding sequence ATGATCTGCTTCTTATGGTCATCACAATACGCACAGGATGATTGTGCCAGTGCATTAGCCATCCAAGCCGGCCTGCACACCGTGACGCTAGTGGACGGTACAGAAGTACCACAGCCGATATGTGCAGCCAATGGTGACGGTGCCGACAACGGAGAGTGGTATACCTACACTCCTACGGAAGACTACACAGTGACCGTGACTTCCGATCTCGCTCAGAATGAGGGAATAGATACCCGGTTCCATGTATACACTGGTGAATGCGGCAACCTGACCTGCTGGAGCGGGGATGATGATAATGGATCGGTCTATCTGAGTATAGCATCATTCCAAGTATTGCAAGGTGTCACCTACACCATCGCATGGGATGACCGATGGAGTGACTCAGGATTCGATTTCGAGTTGATCGAGAATGACCCGATCGAGTCTCCAGTGTCCTTCGTTCCTCAGAATATCGACTTGGCAGGAAGTGGCCTAGCTGTGGTGGATATGAATAATGACGGCTTGGATGACGTACTTGGTGTGAGCGGGAGCACTTTGAATATCCATCACCAACAAACAGACGGCACCCTGCTCAGTACTACTGTGATCACTCCCGATCCCGATTTCAGTCCATCATGGAGCCTAGCAGCGGGCGACCTGGATGCCAATGGAATGACCGACCTACTGTATGGTGGTGGTAGTGGAGTGACCATCATGATTGCTAATGAAGATGGAACTGGATTCACAGAGATATCAGGTCCTGAATATGTCTTCTCCCAGCGATCCAACATGGTCGATATCAATAACGATGGCAATTTGGACGCATTTGTATGCCATGACGTACAGCCCAACGTATACTACCTAAATGACGGAAATGGCAACTTCACATATTACCAAGGAGGTCTAGGTGAGACACCGGATGGAGGGAACTATGGGTCGGTATGGATCGACTTCGATAATGACCATGACATCGATATGTTCATCGCTAAATGTCGTGGTGGTGATTCTCCTGCCAATATCAATCAATTACACCGCAATCTAGGAGGTGGGGTCTATGAAGAGATTGCTGCTGATTTCGGACTGGCAGACAATGTGCAGACCTGGTCCAGCGCATGGGGTGATTTTGACAATGATGGCGATATGGACGCACTCGTAGGTGCAAGCTCTACCGTCAACGGTTCGCATAAACTCATGCGTAATGGAGGTTCCATCTTCACCGATGTGACCGAAGGAAGCGGATTCGATACGGCCTCGGGCACTGGAATCGAGAATTGTACTCAGGACTTCAACAACGATGGCTACTTGGATGTACTGGGCGTAGGTGGAAATCTCATGCTAAACAATGGCGATATGACATTCACAGAAGTCGATGTGCCTATCGGCAATGGACCCATCGGTGATCTGGACAATAATGGCTTCCTCGATGTACTCAATGGATCCAATGTCTTTTTCAATCAAGGGAATAACAACAACTGGCTCAAAGTACATCTACAAGGCGTACAGAGTAATCGAGATGGCATAGGTGCCCGGGTGGAAGTGACCAGTGCTTTGGGAACACAGATAAGAGACATCCGCTCTGGAGAAGGATTCAGATACATGAGTAGCTTGACCGCACACTTTGGAATTGCAGAAGACACCGAGATAGATCAAGTGGTGGTCCACTGGCCTTCGGGTGCTATGGATGTCATAGAGAATCCGGGCATCAACACTACCATGGTGGTCGTAGAGGGCATGACTACTGGATTGGAAGAACTATCTAATGCTTCTTTCCAAATCTATCCGAGTCCAGCCGAGGATTTCATTCGAATAGATACAGAGCTTCCACTGAGCAATCAGCAAGTCAGCATCTTGGATATCAAAGGAACTCAGATCATCAACACTTCCTTGAATTCTGGCAGGGTGGATGTCTCTACTCTTTCGAGCGGACAGTATATGATTCGTATCTGGACGACAGAGGGACCACTCGAGCAGAGCTTTATCAAGAAATAG